The following are encoded together in the Salvia hispanica cultivar TCC Black 2014 chromosome 6, UniMelb_Shisp_WGS_1.0, whole genome shotgun sequence genome:
- the LOC125196329 gene encoding metal transporter Nramp6-like isoform X3: MSAQAFLFALLILIQETTDLQAGAQYKYGLLWIILLASCAALIIQSLAANLGVVTGKHLAEHCRKEYPRVPNFILWFLAEIAIVACDIPEVIGTAFALNMLFNIPLWCGVLITGLSTLVLLLLQQYGVRKLEIFIAFLVLTIAGCFFAELGYAKPNSSEVLEGLFVPQLKGPGATKLAISLLGAMVMPHNLFLHSALVLSRKIPRSVSGIKEACRFYMIESGFALLVAFFINVSVISVSGAVCNSPNLNSKELESCENLDLNEASFLLKNVLGSWSSKLFAIALLASGQSSTITGTYAGQYVMQGFLDLRLKPWIRNFLTRCLAIVPSLVVAIIGGASGAGNLIIIASMILSFELPFALIPLLKFTSCKTKMGLYANSFSIAATTWIISFLIMGINIYYLAEKLVTSLRHSKLSIVGIVFCGLLGFLAMLVYLASIAYLVIRKNQEGSHLIALSDRQEENVTLPRQDIASMQLPQTRTSDHL; this comes from the exons ATGTCGGCCCAGGCTTTCTTGTTtgcattgcttatattgatcCAGGAAACT ACGGATCTGCAGGCCGGAGCTCAGTATAAGTATGGG CTACTTTGGATCATATTGCTTGCTTCATGTGCTGCCCTTATTATTCAATCTCTCGCAGCAAACCTAGGAGTTGTTACAG GAAAGCATTTAGCTGAGCACTGTCGAAAGGAATACCCAAGAGtcccaaattttattttatggtttCTTGCTGAAATAGCTATAGTTGCTTGCGACATTCCTGAAG TTATCGGAACAGCATTTGCTCTGAACATGCTTTTCAATATTCCACTTTGGTGTGGTGTGCTTATAACAGGGCTGAGTACATTGGTTCTTCTGTTGCTGCAGCAATATGGG GTGAGAAAGCTTGAGATTTTTATCGCTTTTCTTGTCTTGACAATTGCTGGCTGCTTCTTTGCTGAGCTTGGTTATGCAAAACCCAACTCGTCTGAGGTTTTAGAAGGCCTTTTTGTTCCCCAACTTAAGGGGCCCGGGGCTACTAAACTGGCTATTTCACTCCTCGGTGCTATGGTTATGCC GCACAATCTTTTCCTTCACTCAGCACTGGTGCTCTCTAGGAAAATCCCACGATCTGTCAGTGGTATCAAA GAGGCTTGCCGATTTTACATGATAGAAAGTGGCTTCGCCTTACTGGTTGCCTTCTTCATCAACGTATCAGTTATCTCAGTTAGCGGTGCAGTTTGCAATTCACCGAATCTTAACTCAAAGGAACTCGAGAGCTGTGAGAACTTGGACCTGAATGAAGCTTCCTTTTTACTTAAG AATGTTCTAGGTAGTTGGAGTTCCAAGCTCTTTGCAATTGCTTTGCTGGCATCAGGACAAAGCTCGACCATAACGGGAACATATGCTGGCCAGTATGTTATGCAG GGATTCCTCGACTTGAGGCTGAAGCCATGGATCAGGAACTTTTTAACTCGATGTTTAGCAATTGTTCCTAGTCTAGTTGTAGCAATTATCGGTGGAGCATCTGGCGCTGGAAACTTGATCATCATAGCATCG ATGATCTTATCATTCGAACTTCCATTTGCGCTAATTCCGCTCCTCAAATTCACGAGCTGCAAGACCAAGATGGGCTTATATGCCAATTCATTTTCT ATCGCAGCCACTACTTGGATCATCTCGTTCTTGATCATGGGCATCAACATCTACTACCTAGCCGAAAAGCTGGTGACTTCCCTCCGTCATAGCAAACTGAGCATAGTGGGCATTGTGTTTTGTGGACTTCTAGGCTTCTTGGCCATGCTCGTTTACCTAGCCAGCATTGCGTATTTGGTGATCCGTAAGAACCAGGAGGGCTCTCACCTTATCGCGCTGTCGGATAGGCAGGAGGAGAATGTCACACTACCTAGACAGGACATAGCTAGCATGCAATTACCTCAAACAAGAACTAGTGATCATCTTTGA
- the LOC125196329 gene encoding metal transporter Nramp6-like isoform X1, with protein MAAPPAQPQFMTTIDRRTYPDESRIDDIEYDQIVVPDNKSWTNLFAYVGPGFLVCIAYIDPGNFQTDLQAGAQYKYGLLWIILLASCAALIIQSLAANLGVVTGKHLAEHCRKEYPRVPNFILWFLAEIAIVACDIPEVIGTAFALNMLFNIPLWCGVLITGLSTLVLLLLQQYGVRKLEIFIAFLVLTIAGCFFAELGYAKPNSSEVLEGLFVPQLKGPGATKLAISLLGAMVMPHNLFLHSALVLSRKIPRSVSGIKEACRFYMIESGFALLVAFFINVSVISVSGAVCNSPNLNSKELESCENLDLNEASFLLKNVLGSWSSKLFAIALLASGQSSTITGTYAGQYVMQGFLDLRLKPWIRNFLTRCLAIVPSLVVAIIGGASGAGNLIIIASMILSFELPFALIPLLKFTSCKTKMGLYANSFSIAATTWIISFLIMGINIYYLAEKLVTSLRHSKLSIVGIVFCGLLGFLAMLVYLASIAYLVIRKNQEGSHLIALSDRQEENVTLPRQDIASMQLPQTRTSDHL; from the exons ATGGCGGCGCCGCCAGCTCAGCCGCAGTTTATGACCACCATTGACCGCAGAACTTATCCCGACGAGTCACGCATTGATGATATTGAATATGATCAGATTGTTGTGCCTGAT AATAAAAGCTGGACGAACTTGTTTGCATATGTCGGCCCAGGCTTTCTTGTTtgcattgcttatattgatcCAGGAAACT TTCAGACGGATCTGCAGGCCGGAGCTCAGTATAAGTATGGG CTACTTTGGATCATATTGCTTGCTTCATGTGCTGCCCTTATTATTCAATCTCTCGCAGCAAACCTAGGAGTTGTTACAG GAAAGCATTTAGCTGAGCACTGTCGAAAGGAATACCCAAGAGtcccaaattttattttatggtttCTTGCTGAAATAGCTATAGTTGCTTGCGACATTCCTGAAG TTATCGGAACAGCATTTGCTCTGAACATGCTTTTCAATATTCCACTTTGGTGTGGTGTGCTTATAACAGGGCTGAGTACATTGGTTCTTCTGTTGCTGCAGCAATATGGG GTGAGAAAGCTTGAGATTTTTATCGCTTTTCTTGTCTTGACAATTGCTGGCTGCTTCTTTGCTGAGCTTGGTTATGCAAAACCCAACTCGTCTGAGGTTTTAGAAGGCCTTTTTGTTCCCCAACTTAAGGGGCCCGGGGCTACTAAACTGGCTATTTCACTCCTCGGTGCTATGGTTATGCC GCACAATCTTTTCCTTCACTCAGCACTGGTGCTCTCTAGGAAAATCCCACGATCTGTCAGTGGTATCAAA GAGGCTTGCCGATTTTACATGATAGAAAGTGGCTTCGCCTTACTGGTTGCCTTCTTCATCAACGTATCAGTTATCTCAGTTAGCGGTGCAGTTTGCAATTCACCGAATCTTAACTCAAAGGAACTCGAGAGCTGTGAGAACTTGGACCTGAATGAAGCTTCCTTTTTACTTAAG AATGTTCTAGGTAGTTGGAGTTCCAAGCTCTTTGCAATTGCTTTGCTGGCATCAGGACAAAGCTCGACCATAACGGGAACATATGCTGGCCAGTATGTTATGCAG GGATTCCTCGACTTGAGGCTGAAGCCATGGATCAGGAACTTTTTAACTCGATGTTTAGCAATTGTTCCTAGTCTAGTTGTAGCAATTATCGGTGGAGCATCTGGCGCTGGAAACTTGATCATCATAGCATCG ATGATCTTATCATTCGAACTTCCATTTGCGCTAATTCCGCTCCTCAAATTCACGAGCTGCAAGACCAAGATGGGCTTATATGCCAATTCATTTTCT ATCGCAGCCACTACTTGGATCATCTCGTTCTTGATCATGGGCATCAACATCTACTACCTAGCCGAAAAGCTGGTGACTTCCCTCCGTCATAGCAAACTGAGCATAGTGGGCATTGTGTTTTGTGGACTTCTAGGCTTCTTGGCCATGCTCGTTTACCTAGCCAGCATTGCGTATTTGGTGATCCGTAAGAACCAGGAGGGCTCTCACCTTATCGCGCTGTCGGATAGGCAGGAGGAGAATGTCACACTACCTAGACAGGACATAGCTAGCATGCAATTACCTCAAACAAGAACTAGTGATCATCTTTGA
- the LOC125196329 gene encoding metal transporter Nramp6-like isoform X2, with protein MILNMIRLLCLIIKAGRTCLHMSAQAFLFALLILIQETTDLQAGAQYKYGLLWIILLASCAALIIQSLAANLGVVTGKHLAEHCRKEYPRVPNFILWFLAEIAIVACDIPEVIGTAFALNMLFNIPLWCGVLITGLSTLVLLLLQQYGVRKLEIFIAFLVLTIAGCFFAELGYAKPNSSEVLEGLFVPQLKGPGATKLAISLLGAMVMPHNLFLHSALVLSRKIPRSVSGIKEACRFYMIESGFALLVAFFINVSVISVSGAVCNSPNLNSKELESCENLDLNEASFLLKNVLGSWSSKLFAIALLASGQSSTITGTYAGQYVMQGFLDLRLKPWIRNFLTRCLAIVPSLVVAIIGGASGAGNLIIIASMILSFELPFALIPLLKFTSCKTKMGLYANSFSIAATTWIISFLIMGINIYYLAEKLVTSLRHSKLSIVGIVFCGLLGFLAMLVYLASIAYLVIRKNQEGSHLIALSDRQEENVTLPRQDIASMQLPQTRTSDHL; from the exons ATGATATTGAATATGATCAGATTGTTGTGCCTGAT AATAAAAGCTGGACGAACTTGTTTGCATATGTCGGCCCAGGCTTTCTTGTTtgcattgcttatattgatcCAGGAAACT ACGGATCTGCAGGCCGGAGCTCAGTATAAGTATGGG CTACTTTGGATCATATTGCTTGCTTCATGTGCTGCCCTTATTATTCAATCTCTCGCAGCAAACCTAGGAGTTGTTACAG GAAAGCATTTAGCTGAGCACTGTCGAAAGGAATACCCAAGAGtcccaaattttattttatggtttCTTGCTGAAATAGCTATAGTTGCTTGCGACATTCCTGAAG TTATCGGAACAGCATTTGCTCTGAACATGCTTTTCAATATTCCACTTTGGTGTGGTGTGCTTATAACAGGGCTGAGTACATTGGTTCTTCTGTTGCTGCAGCAATATGGG GTGAGAAAGCTTGAGATTTTTATCGCTTTTCTTGTCTTGACAATTGCTGGCTGCTTCTTTGCTGAGCTTGGTTATGCAAAACCCAACTCGTCTGAGGTTTTAGAAGGCCTTTTTGTTCCCCAACTTAAGGGGCCCGGGGCTACTAAACTGGCTATTTCACTCCTCGGTGCTATGGTTATGCC GCACAATCTTTTCCTTCACTCAGCACTGGTGCTCTCTAGGAAAATCCCACGATCTGTCAGTGGTATCAAA GAGGCTTGCCGATTTTACATGATAGAAAGTGGCTTCGCCTTACTGGTTGCCTTCTTCATCAACGTATCAGTTATCTCAGTTAGCGGTGCAGTTTGCAATTCACCGAATCTTAACTCAAAGGAACTCGAGAGCTGTGAGAACTTGGACCTGAATGAAGCTTCCTTTTTACTTAAG AATGTTCTAGGTAGTTGGAGTTCCAAGCTCTTTGCAATTGCTTTGCTGGCATCAGGACAAAGCTCGACCATAACGGGAACATATGCTGGCCAGTATGTTATGCAG GGATTCCTCGACTTGAGGCTGAAGCCATGGATCAGGAACTTTTTAACTCGATGTTTAGCAATTGTTCCTAGTCTAGTTGTAGCAATTATCGGTGGAGCATCTGGCGCTGGAAACTTGATCATCATAGCATCG ATGATCTTATCATTCGAACTTCCATTTGCGCTAATTCCGCTCCTCAAATTCACGAGCTGCAAGACCAAGATGGGCTTATATGCCAATTCATTTTCT ATCGCAGCCACTACTTGGATCATCTCGTTCTTGATCATGGGCATCAACATCTACTACCTAGCCGAAAAGCTGGTGACTTCCCTCCGTCATAGCAAACTGAGCATAGTGGGCATTGTGTTTTGTGGACTTCTAGGCTTCTTGGCCATGCTCGTTTACCTAGCCAGCATTGCGTATTTGGTGATCCGTAAGAACCAGGAGGGCTCTCACCTTATCGCGCTGTCGGATAGGCAGGAGGAGAATGTCACACTACCTAGACAGGACATAGCTAGCATGCAATTACCTCAAACAAGAACTAGTGATCATCTTTGA